A window of Chryseobacterium shandongense genomic DNA:
GCCTTGGAGGCTACAGAGCAAGTCTTTACAATGCTTTACCGATAGAAAGTGTTCAGGTTCTGGTAGATGTAATGAAATCATTCAATTAATTTAAAGATTAGAAAATTCAAAGATTAAAAGATGAGTATCATTATTTTAAATTTTCTTAATTTGCGAGACTATTTAAAAATTTCTGATATTGTAATTTTTTGATGTTTAAATCAAATAAAAAAACATGAAAGTTTTAGCGAACGACGGTATTTCTAAAGCAGGAGAACAGGCATTGAAAAATGCGGGAATTGAAATTCTGGACAACAGGGTTGCACAGGATCATGTCATTAATTTCATCAACGAAAATAGTGTGGATGTTCTTCTGGTAAGAAGCGCCACCAAAGTAAGACAGGATCTTATTGATGCGTGTCCCGGGCTTAAGATCATCGGAAGAGGCGGTATCGGGATGGATAATATCGACGTGGAGTATGCGATCGAAAAAGGATTGTATGTTATCAATACACCTAATGCCTCTTCAAAATCTGTTGCTGAACTGGTTTTCGGACATTTTTTCTCGCTGGCTAGATTCCTTCATGAATCCAACAGATTGATGCCGCTGGAAGGGGAAACCCATTTTGATGCGATGAAAAAATCATTCAGCAAAGCATACGAACTTTCAGGAAAAACATTAGGAGTGATAGGCTTTGGAAGCATCGGTCAGGAAGTAGTGAAGATGGGAATTTCTTTGGGAATGAAAGTTATCGTTCTCACAAGAAAACCACAAACCAAAGTTCTCAGCCTGGAGTTTTTTGACGGGCAGACGGTGAATTTTGAAATTACTTCCACCAATGATATGGAT
This region includes:
- a CDS encoding D-2-hydroxyacid dehydrogenase, with product MKVLANDGISKAGEQALKNAGIEILDNRVAQDHVINFINENSVDVLLVRSATKVRQDLIDACPGLKIIGRGGIGMDNIDVEYAIEKGLYVINTPNASSKSVAELVFGHFFSLARFLHESNRLMPLEGETHFDAMKKSFSKAYELSGKTLGVIGFGSIGQEVVKMGISLGMKVIVLTRKPQTKVLSLEFFDGQTVNFEITSTNDMDAFLKDADFISINTPKTNEYIIDTPQFEKMKDGVYIVNTARGGVINEVALIDFIESGKVAGAALDVFEKEPNPEVILLMNPALSLSPHVGGNTVDAQEKIGVELAEQIIKIKETIQ